Proteins encoded in a region of the Atribacterota bacterium genome:
- a CDS encoding ABC transporter permease produces the protein MEWLGYFKGTIVEEFIRHIQIVAISLPFALIISVPLGFYISARPKIAQTVINITSILMTIPSLALFGLMVVLLAPFKLGLGIVPAVIAITLYSMLPITRNTYIAINQVPAGMIEAARGMGMTKQQILWRVKLPLSIPVIMAGVRNAMVLGVSVATFASLVAAGGLGYFIFSGISRSNLRMVGVGAILVSILGIGVNYFLILVEEWITPRGLKVKR, from the coding sequence ATGGAATGGTTAGGTTATTTTAAAGGAACAATCGTTGAAGAATTCATACGCCATATACAGATTGTCGCTATTAGTCTTCCGTTTGCTTTGATAATTAGCGTACCATTGGGTTTTTATATTTCAGCACGTCCTAAAATAGCTCAAACTGTCATCAATATTACAAGTATATTAATGACTATTCCCAGTTTAGCTCTTTTTGGGCTCATGGTAGTACTCTTGGCACCTTTTAAACTTGGTCTGGGAATTGTACCGGCTGTTATCGCTATTACTTTATATTCCATGCTGCCAATCACCAGGAATACATATATTGCCATTAACCAGGTTCCAGCAGGAATGATTGAAGCAGCTCGTGGAATGGGAATGACCAAACAGCAAATATTGTGGAGAGTTAAACTGCCTTTGTCTATTCCGGTTATTATGGCTGGAGTAAGAAACGCCATGGTTTTAGGAGTCAGTGTGGCTACCTTTGCCTCACTGGTTGCAGCAGGAGGATTAGGCTATTTTATTTTTTCCGGAATAAGTCGATCTAATCTTAGAATGGTTGGTGTAGGTGCAATTTTGGTATCAATTTTGGGAATCGGAGTAAATTATTTTCTTATTTTAGTAGAAGAATGGATTACTCCCAGGGGTTTAAAAGTAAAAAGATAA